In Acipenser ruthenus chromosome 25, fAciRut3.2 maternal haplotype, whole genome shotgun sequence, the sequence cctgtgtgtgtgtctctgtgtgtaactctgtatccctgtgtgtgtgtctctgtgtgtaactctgtatccctgtgtgtgtctctgtgtgtaactctgtatccctgtgtgtgtgtctctgtgtgtaactctgtatctgtgtgtgtgtctctgtgtgtaactctgtatccctgtgtgtgtgtctctgtgtgtaactctgtatccctgtgtgtgtctctgtgtgtaactctgtatccctgtgtgtgtgtctctgtgtgtaactctgtatccctgtgtgtgtgtctctgtgtgtaactctgtatccctgtgtgtgtgtctctgtgtgtaactctgtatccctgtgtgtgtgtctctgtgtgtaactctgtatccctgtgtgtgtgtctctgtgtgtaactctgtatccctgtgtgtgtgtctctgtgtgtaactctgtatccctgtgtgtgtctctgtgtgtaactctgtatccctgtgtgtgtctctgtgtgtaactctgtatccctgtgtgtgtgtctctgtgtgtaactctgtatccctgtgtgtgtgtctctgtgtgtaactctgtatccctgtgtgtgtctctgtgtgtaactctgtatctgtgtgtgtgtctctgtgtgtaactctgtatccctgtgtgtgtgtctctgtgtgtaactctgtatccctgtgtgtgtgtctctgtgtgtaactctgtatccctgtgtgtgtgtctctgtgtgtaactctgtatccctgtgtgtgtgtctctgtgtgtaactctgtatccctgtgtgtgtctctgtgtgtaactctgtatccctgtgtgtgtgtctctgtgtgtaactctgtatccctgtgtgtgtgtctctgtgtgtaactctgtatccctgtgtgtgtgtctctgtgtgtaactctgtatccctgtgtgtgtgtctctgtgtgtaactctgtatccctgtgtgtgtgtctctgtgtgtaactctgtatccctgtgtgtgtgtctctgtgtgtaactctgtatccctgtgtgtgtgtctctgtgtgtaactctgtatccctgtgtgtgtgtctctgtgtgtaactctgtatccctgtgtgtgtgtctctgtgtgtaactctgtatccctgtgtgtgtgtctctgtgtgtaactctgtatccctgtgtgtgtgtctctgtgtgtaactctgtatccctgtgtgtgtgtctctgtgtgtaactctgtatccctgtgtgtgtgtctctgtgtgtaactctgtatccctgtgtgtgtgtctctgtgtgtaactctgtatccctgtgtgtgtgtctctgtgtgtaactctgtatccctgtgtgtgtgtctctgtgtgtaactctgtatccctgtgtgtgtgtctctgtgtgtaactctgtatccctgtgtgtgtgtctctgtgtgtaactctgtatccctgtgtgtgtgtctctgtgtgtaactctgtatccctgtgtgtgtgtctctgtgtgtaactctgtatccctgtgtgtgtgtctctgtgtgtaactctgtatccctgtgtgtgtgtctctgtgtgtaactctgtatccctgtgtgtgtctctgtgtgtaactctgtatccctgtgtgtgtgtctctgtgtgtaactctgtatccctgtgtgtgtgtctctgtgtgtaactctgtatccctgtgtgtgtctctgtgtgtaactctgtatccctgtgtgtgtctctgtgtgtaactctgtatccctgtgtgtgtctctgtgtgtaactctgtatccctgtgtgtgtgtctctgtgtgtccaactctgtatccctgtgtgtgtgtctctgtgtgtaactctgtatccctgtgtgtgtgtctctgtgtgtaactctgtatccctgtgtgtgtctctgtgtgtaactctgtatccctgtgtgtgtgtctctgtgtgtccaactctgtatccctgtgtgtgtgtctctgtgtgtaactctgtatccctgtgtgtgtgtctctgtgtgtaactctgtatccctgtgtgtgtgtctctgtgtgtaactctgtatccctgtgtgtgtctctgtgtgtaactctgtatccctgtgtgtgtctctgtgtgtaactctgtatccctgtgtgtgtgtctctgtgtgtaactctgtatccctgtgtgtgtctctgtgtgtaactctgtatccctgtgtgtgtctctgtgtgtaactctgtatccctgtgtgtgtctctgtgtgtaactctgtatctgtgtgtgtgtctctgtgtgtaactctgtatccctgtgtgtgtgtctctgtgtgtaactctgtatccctgtgtgtgtgtctctgtgtgtaactctgtatccctgtgtgtgtgtctctgtgtgtaactctgtatccctgtgtgtgtctctgtgtgtaactctgtatccctgtgtgtgtctctgtgtgcgtgcgtgcgtgcgtgcgtgcgtgcgtgcgtgcgtgcgtgcgtgcgttttGCTGGGACCCTGGCTGGTAGAAGCTCCATGTGAATTGGGGTGAATCAGATTGAGGGTGTGGCCTGGGAGGAGAGGGCGGGGTAAATGCGGTGATGTCACAGTGGAGGGGCGGAGCTCTGGAATGACACGATTTCTCCCGGTTAGCGTGTCGAGAAAGAGCCATCGGGAAGCTCGTGTCAGCCAAGAGTGCGTCCCAGACCGTCCAATCACACTGCAGAACACTGCCATCATCCAATCACATCACAGCGCTGAACAGGCATCAACCAATCACATATTTGAGCGATCTGTGTATTGTTCGTGTTGTGTATTCGCTCTTGTCTCCCCTGTCTGGGTGCTGTTATCACCGCTGTATTGTGTCCCTCTCCCCCCTCGTCTGTAttccctgtagctgcgggttcgctctgtctctgtggctgtgcgagctgtccTGCACGCAGGGTGCGCCCTgctccctgtcattggctgttggttgtgtgcgcccattggtcctggtgtgtggctggggaccaatgggatagctgtttgCTCCGGTACCTTATTagcataaaggggcggagctagGTTATAAAACGGGGCGCTGCGCGCGTATTGTCGTTGTTCCAGAATAAACAGCGAGGCGGGCGGAGCAGCGGGGCAGCGGGGGAGCGGGGGAGCGGGGGAGCGGGCAGCGGGGCAGCGGGCAGCGGGCAGAGGGCAGAATAAAGAGGAGAGAATAAAGCTTTGAACAAGAAGGCTGCATGTCGATTCTTTCTTTTCTGCAAACTGTGTGAAacgctatatataaatatatatatatatatatatatatatacatatatatttatatatatcttTGTGGTTCTCtcaaaaataaatctttaatCTAGAAagatgtgtgttgttttttttatttttattttcgtttAAAATCATTTTCTATGTCAGAGGTGGAGGCGATTTCACTCTGGGTTTGTAAAGGTGTTGTTAAATTACCAACGAGTCTAAGACCTGATCGTAGGTTTAACTGCACGATGAAATAATTAACAAATGAAAGCACGAACTGGTCGCTGGGGGATTTGACGCACTCAATATGGCGGCCATTCCGTCGCTTCATCTAGTTTTAAAGCAGCCGAAAACACGGCGCCACCGGTAAATAAATCCCCCCGCTACCGGCTACTAAAAAAACAGTTCCACCCAGGTCCCTATTCCCCCCGTAGCGTCAGTGTGTGGAGACGACCATGCAGTAATACATCCAGGAACGGGACGCTTTAAAAAACAGTCAGCTGGCTTTTAATTCGGGGTTTCAATGTGATGCCAGTTTAACTGAAACggtggttttattttatataaagcagAAGCCCGTGTGTAGGTCAGATGGAGAATCCCGAGGACTCGGCGTTTCAGATCAGTTCCACGGTGCGGGCTCTGAGCTCCGCGCTGCGGGGAGAGTCACGCAGCGCGGCCGGCTCGGAGGCTCCGGTGGTCGGCGTGAGCAGCTCCAGCGTCCGGGGTGGGTGCCCGTGGTTCAAGGAAAGCAGCGCTAAAAACCTCCGGAGCAGAGACTTCATCGCGCCTTCCGCGGTGCTCAACAAACTGTTCCCGGAAGGGCAGGTAAACAGTAACAATACTGCTGTAATAAAAAAGACAGTGACTGCATCAGTGCCTTATAATAGCAGCAGCCATGCAGAACAGCGGCTGCGCTGTGCTCCTGATTCAAAGCGACAGCTCAGCCTGCATCCTGCGAAGCGCTGCCCATTCTGTGTATGGAGGTCACTCGCCAGCGGCAAGGTCTGCGAGTCAGGCAGGCGGCACATTGTGTTGCCTTACCTGGAGCGTCAGTATCGACAGCCTGTCACTGACTCACAGCTACATGTTATTATCATTGATGGGCTGAGACGCTATAGAAGCGTGTCATACAGCGCAGTATTCAACTGTGCACGGCAgcgccgtgtgtgtgtgtgtgtgtgtgtgcttggggttctgtacagtgctgtgtgtgtgtgtgtgattggagttctgtacagtgctctgtgtgtgtgtgtgtgtgtgtgtgtgtgtgattggagttctgtacagtgctctgtgtgtgtgtgtgtgtgtgattggagttctgtacagtgctctgtgtgtgtgtgtgtgtgattgggaTTCTGTACaacactgtctgtgtgtgtgattctctctctctctctctctctctctctctctctctctctctctctctctctctctctctcctgcaggTCCCGGAGGAGGCGGTACAGGAAGTGATGTCGGTGCAGGACGGGGGGGTGCTTCCTGTGCAGAGTTGCGTGCGGGGACGGTCTGGGCTGCAGGTTCTGGTGGACCGGCCCGCGGTGTTCCGGAAGGTTCTGGACGAGTTCCCACGGTACCTGAGGCCCGGCCGGCCACgagcaggggaggggaggggggtgctgCTGAACTGCACCGCCCTGCAGGGGGCTCCGGCGAGGCCAGAGGAGCTCACACTGAGTCATCTGAGAGCCCTGCTTATTACAGACCATCTGGCAGAACTGCTGCGGATGCAGGGGTGAGTGAGGGGGGAGGGAGTGAGGGGAGTgtgaggggggagtaatgggttGGTTCAGCTGGACTTGCTCTATTaattcatccccccccccccccccccccccccccccccccccccgcaggtaCTCTGTGTCCCTGAGCCCGGCGCTGGAGGAGTGCAGTGACATCATCACCTTCCTCCACCAGCTGGGAGTGGATTGGCCGACGGTGCCAGCTGGCTGGTCCAATAGGGAGCGAGAGGCGGAACTTTGGGAGGCTCTGAGGAGTTCAGtatacacagagagagaagagagggagacagggatggagagaagagaggagaggcagACAGGGAGGGGAACAAGGGAAGGGGAGGAAGAGGCACAGGCTGTCAAAGAggcagggggagggagagaggttagcagagagacagagagggagaccaGGGGGGAGGGTGCTGAGGAggcagggggagggagagaggttagcagagagacagagagggagaccaGGGGGGAGGGTGCTGAGGAggcagggggagggagagaggttagcagagagacagagagggagaccaGGGGGGAGGGTGCTGAGGAggcagggggagggagagaggttagcagagagacagagatggAGTCCAGGGGGGAGGGTGCTGAGGAGGCAGGAGGAGAGGCACGGAAGCAGTTTGGCAGCGCGGCCCAGGTTCGAGTGGATCTCGGCAGGCTGGTGAAGGAGAGAGGGCTGCTGGGCTTCGACCCCAACCTGGGATCCTGCCTGGGTGAGTACAGTGCTCGGCGCTTcctatttgtgtttctttccccATTCTCATTCTCAGATTCTGTCTGTAATGaacccgtctgtctgtctgtaattcTGTCTCCCCAGTGCAGGAGCGATGTGTTGCTCACCTGGCTGAGCTGCAGGGGGCGCTGTCTCGCTGTGAGGTGAGTGCTGACTCTTGTACTCGAGACGAACTGTCTTCTTGTGCTCATGTTCTTGTGCTCATGTTCTTGTGCTCATGTTctcatgttctcatgttcttGTGCTTGTGTTCTCATGCTCTCATGTTCTCGTGTTCTCATGTTctcatgttctcatgttcttgtgttcttgtgCTGTGAGATTGGTGTCTGGTCCTGatgctgactctctctctctctctctctctctctctctgccgcCCCTGCAGGCCGGcctctgcactgcactgcatgtGGTTTGCTGTGAGGACGAGTTTCAGCTGCAGCAGACTGACCTTCTGTGGAGGATCGCAGGGCTGGGAGGCAAGATTGTTCAGGTTCAACACccgcgtattattattattattattattattattattattattattattattattattattattacatggatGGCATTAAGagtcctattgcacagcagtttcacccattccaggttgtaCTAGGAGCTTGATGAGCCCCAGTGTGCAGGTAGCatgctcaggtgagtcttattaaactcacagtgcagtgctgtgcagggaGTCTTCTCCTCTTCTTGCTGGTAGTTGTGGTTGCAGTGATGCCCTGATAAATGTGCTTGCTGGTTCTGCAGTTTGCCCCGTGCATTTCCCATGGCTGTATTGTGCGTTCACCTCACTTTACCCTGGGGCTGttgtttttgaatatgctttaccgtatCCTAACCTAAAGCTTCCTGTTCCAGAGGCACCTGGTGGTGGGCCCGGTGACGGCCACGGGTTTGGGGTCCAGGACCAGCACCTCCCAGTACCTCCAGTAAGTGATTCCcagttagtctgtgtgtgtgtctgcgggATTTCTCATGATGTTATTGATAATTGATTGTGTTATTGGATCTTTCAATGGTTTTAAACCCTGTTGTGTGTGCAGACTGCGTGGAGCTCAGATGAGAGACGCCTCCGTCATGAAGTACGGACCTCAGGTGAAcggtaacaagctgcttctagatctgtgtgcgtgtgcgcgtgtgtgtgtgtgtgcgtgcgtgcgcgtgtgtctgtgtgtgtgcgtgcgtgcgtgtgtgtgcgtgtgtgtttgtgtgtgtgtgtctgcctgcctgcctgcctgcctgcctgcctgtctgtctgtgtgtctgtctgttgtctgaa encodes:
- the LOC117968421 gene encoding DALR anticodon-binding domain-containing protein 3-like, with amino-acid sequence MENPEDSAFQISSTVRALSSALRGESRSAAGSEAPVVGVSSSSVRGGCPWFKESSAKNLRSRDFIAPSAVLNKLFPEGQVPEEAVQEVMSVQDGGVLPVQSCVRGRSGLQVLVDRPAVFRKVLDEFPRYLRPGRPRAGEGRGVLLNCTALQGAPARPEELTLSHLRALLITDHLAELLRMQGYSVSLSPALEECSDIITFLHQLGVDWPTVPAGWSNREREAELWEALRSSVYTEREERETGMERREERQTGRGTREGEEEAQAVKEAGGGREVSRETERETRGEGAEEAGGGREVSRETERETRGEGAEEAGGGREVSRETERETRGEGAEEAGGGREVSRETEMESRGEGAEEAGGEARKQFGSAAQVRVDLGRLVKERGLLGFDPNLGSCLVQERCVAHLAELQGALSRCEAGLCTALHVVCCEDEFQLQQTDLLWRIAGLGGKIVQRHLVVGPVTATGLGSRTSTSQYLQLRGAQMRDASVMKYGPQVNGDSWNDIIKVMTLAAVRFELLTTAHRCPVSLDLRKESSVSTKGSRSGVFVMYNCARLSMLFQSYQASVQQGLYPEFPEASQLQVAALREEGEWQLLFNYIIPFGELLDQSGQTLRSSTGVRITLGTEAVCKFLVSLSMDFSSYYNRVHILGEPLPHLFSQMFARLQLMRGVKELLHCALSTLHIPPLHQI